The Desulfococcus multivorans DNA window CCCGCTGGCGGTCAAGTTTTTGAAGAGCGCTGATGCGTTCCCGGAGAAAACGCGCGCTCCGGCAAGGGATCTGGGTAAACGCATCACCATTTGCCAGGCGGTTTCCATGGTGCGCCTCTACGGATGGACGGTTGGGCTGACAAAGGAGGATCTGATCTGTGTGCCGGCCATGATTGCCTTCGGCTTCAGCGGTGCGGAGGATATCGGGGGCACCCTCGGAGAACTGTTCTGCACGGTTGGATTCCACGCGGAAGCCGCGTCTGCCGCGGATGAGGCCGAAAACATGTGCACTCTGGAAAACGGCGCCTACCCGGCGATTCTGATGGCCCCCCTGTCCAAGGGATTGTTTGAACCGGACACCGTAGCGTTTTACGGCAACGCGGCCCAGATCATGCGTCTGGCCCAAGCCGCCGTCCATGCATGCGGGAAGCGGATTGCCGGAAGTTTCGGCGGCAAGGTCGAGTGCACCGAATACCTGATCGCCCCATTTCAAACCGCGGCCCCCCGCATCGCCATCCCCGGGCTGGGAGACCGCATTTTTTCAATGACCCAGGATGATGAACTGGTCCTCAGCATCCCGGGCAGTCTGCTGCTGCCGATGTACGAGTCCTTGACTGTGGTGGGGAAAAAGATAGGCGCCCGGTATCCGGTGCCGAGTTACCTCAACTACCAGCCAGAATTCCCGCCGATGTACGGGGAGATGGCGGATAGATTGAAATTGTTTTAGCCCGGGTTCACCGGCTGTTTCCGCGGGCGGTGAGGCGCTTTGCTTTCAAGATGCTCCAAATGTTGATCTGGATGAGGGTATCGTCAGAACGGCGCAGGCATAGTGGCTCGTTTCCCCACAAAAAAAGGAGCCGGCCGTAATGGCTGACCCCTTGATTTCATGGTGCCTAGGGCGAGAATCGAACTCGCACGGGGACTGAGCCCCAAGGGATTTTAAGTCCCTTGCGTCTACCTGTTCCGCCACCCAGGCTGATGGATTCCGGTCTTGGTTCCGGGTGTTTTTGAGGTGAGTGTTCTATAATGCAAGATCCGGAATAAAGCAAGAGAAAAGGCCCTTGCAGGGGGATCGGATGACGGGCGGGAATGCCTTGGGGAGGCTTCAAAATTGGTTACGGGAGATGAAGCTCTCGGTCCGATATTTTTCCCGGAGACGCTGCTGGATCTCCAGCACGGTCTCCATGCTGCGGTAGGGGCCGAGGAACACGCGGTGCAGAACCCCCTGATCGTTCCGATCGCGTTGAACAAAGACCGGGAAGCCGTCGTATTTGAATCGGCTTTCGACGTTTTGAGCCCGGTATTCATCGGCAAAGGCACCGATCTGGAGGGTATAGGCCTCCGGCGCCTCGGGGTTGACGGCGGGAGGTGTCGGGATGCGGTGAACGAGATACCGGCACGCCTCGTCGATGGCGTGAAGCTTGACCGCGTCCCTGAGATTCAGTCCGGATCGCAGGGTGACCATGGGCACGTCGAAGACGGTGAAGGGCAGCCCGCCCTCGTGACGACGGGCGGTGTACCGATCGCTCCAGATCATCCTGGCGGTCCGGGTATCCCAGAGCTGCACCGACAACCCCACGTTCATGGAGGAATACAGCCCGGCGAAAACCCGCCTGAAATCGTAGACCGTGCCGATCAGCACGGCATCGCAGTCCAGAATGCGGCCCAGATGTTTGACGGGGGTCCGCGACAGGCTCGCGGCGGTCGATATGCGACGGCGTCTCAGCCGCTCATCAACGATATGGAGCTCCACGTCTTCGAACGGCAGGACGCTCATGTGACTGTAAAATTCGATCCGAATGGTTTCGGCGATTCCCGGCGTCTCCGTCAGGTCCGTGAAAGGCAGCACGGCAATCGAGCCGGGATAATCGTTCAGCGTTGCCGGATGGACGGTGTTCGGCACGCGGACGGGTTCATGGGCGCACCCGGCGAGAAGGCAGAGCCATCCGACGACCGTCATCGCAAGGAACGGCAGGGGTCGTGCGGAACGCCTGGTGCGACTTCGGTTCATCGTTTTTCCTCTTGCACTGAAAGCGGCGCTGATCCCCTTCAGTCTTCAGCCGCTATCCGGCCGCCGTCATGAAAGCCGAAAATCGAGTCAATAACAGGTTATCCCGGTGTAGTTCTCGGGCGTGATCTTCAGCAGCTCGTCCTTTACCGCCTGGGAAACGTCGAGGCCGTCGATGAAATCGGCGATGGTCTGCCGATCGATCTGCCGGTGGGTTCGGGTGAGCTGCAGCAGGGCCTCATAGGGGTTGGGATAGGATTCCCGCCGCAGGATGGTCTGGATAGCCTCGGCGACCACGGCCCAGTTTCCCTGGAGATCCGCCGCAAGCCGATCTTCGTTCAGGATCAGCTTGTCGAGCCCTTTCATGAGGGAGCGGCAGGCGATGAGGGAATGGGCTATGGGAACGCCGATGTTCCGCATGACCGTGGAATCGGTCAGGTCGCGCTGAAGCCGCGATATGGGCAGTTTGGCGCTGAGGTGCTCGAAAAGGGCGTTGGCGATGCCGAGATTGCCTTCGGAATTCTCGAAATCGATGGGGTTCACCTTATGGGGCATGGCCGAGGAACCGACCTCTCCGGCCTTGATCTTCTGCTTGAAGTATTCCATGGAGATATAGGTCCAGATGTCCCGGTTCAGATCGATGAGGATGGTGTTGATCCGCTTCAGGTTGTCGAAAAAGGCGGCCATGTTGTCGTAATGCTCGATCTGGGTGGTGGTGCGGGAGCGGCTCAGTTCCAGGGTGTCTTCCACGAAGTCGTCGGCAAAGGCGATCCAGTCGATGTTGGGATATGCCGCGTGGTGGGCGTTGAAATTTCCCGTCGCACCGCCGAACTTGGCGGAAAAGGGCACCTGTTCGATCAGTGCGAGCTGCCGATCCATTCGCTCGACGAACACGAAGATTTCCTTGCCCAGCCGCGTCGGGGATGCCGGCTGCCCGTGGGTGCGGGCCAGCATGGGGACGGCTCTCCATTCCTCCGCTCTTTCGTGAAGCCGGTTCCGGATCTCGAAAAGCATGGGCTTCAGAACATCCTCCCACGCCGCCTTCATGGAGAGGGGGACAGCCGTGTTGTTGATGTCCTGGGAGGTGAGGCCGAAATGAATGAACTCCTTTGCGGTCGAAAGCCCCAGGGCATCGAATTTTTCCTTCAGAAAATATTCCACCGCCTTCACGTCGTGATTGGTCGATTTTTCGATCTCCTTGATCTTCCGGGCGTCCTCGGCCGTAAATTCCCGGTAAATCCGCTCCAGCGCTTTCAACTGTCCGGGCGCGATGCTTTTCAACTGGGGCAGCGGCATGTCACACAGAGCGATGAAATAGGCCACCTCCACCTGGACCCGGTATTTCATCAGAGCGCCTTCGGAAAAATAATCCCCGAGAATGCGCGTTGCCTTTCGATATCTGCCGTCGACCGGAGAAACGGCGTTCAAGCTGGAGAGTTCCATATTCTGTCCTCTTTCGGTGTTATCGTATTTTGTAATCTCAGGCGTCGCCCCGGTACTGCGAGGCCGACGCGTTACCGGGAGCGGATGGCCGCCCGCGCCAAGAAGGATGGATCCTCGGGCAAGGCGGCGGTGCCTCTTCATGCGCCATGGCAGCAACTTTGTTATAGGGGAAACGAAGCCGCGGTGTCAAGCAAGGGAATCTTGTATAAGCGCCCCGGTTTTGCTATAAGTCATGGTGAAGCATCGCTTAATTTTACGGCAACGGCAAAAGGGGCCTCCATGAAGATACTCAACGTTCGCATTAAAAACATCAATTCACTGGCGGGAGAGCATGAAATCGCGTTCGAAAAGCCGCCGCTGAACGAAGTGGGGATATTCGCCATCACCGGTCCCAACGGTGCCGGAAAGAGTACGATTCTCGATGCCATCTGCCTGGCCCTTTACGGCCAGACCCCTCGCTTCAAGGCGCGGAGCGAACAGGTGATGACCCGGCGGGCCTCGGATTGTTTCGCCGAGGTGACCTTTTCGCTCGATGAGCGGTGCTACCGGTCCCGCTGGTCGGCCCGGCGCGTGAACGGGGCCGTGCAGACCGCGATGCAGCTCAGCCGGATCAACGGTGAAGAGACGCTGCTCAAGGAAACGGTCAACTCGGTGCGGGAGGAAGTCGGCCGCCTGACCGGTCTAGACTTCAAGCGGTTTTCACGCTCGGTGCTGCTCCCTCAAGGCGAATTCGCCGCCTTTCTTCACGCCCTTTCCAACGAGCGGGTGGAGGTGATCGACAAGATCGTCGGCAAGGAAGCCTATCAGGAGCACTGCGAGCATATTCTGAAGGCGGCCGAAAGCGAGAATGAGCGTCTCATCGTTCAAAAGGAGGCCCTTGCCGGGATGCCCGTTCCCGAATCGGACGCTGTCTTGCGGGAAGAACTCGAAGCCGCCGAAAGCGCTTATCTTTCGGCGTCGACGAAGCGTGACGCGCTTAAAGAGGAGCAGGATCGGATCCGACGCCGGGAACGCGATCGGCAGGTCTATCAGGACAACCAGATCGCTCTCAGCAGCGCGCTCGCCCGCAAGGAGGCCCTGCGGGACGAGATCGACCGGCTCGAGCGGGCCAGGGCGGCGGCGGGGTTTCAGGCGGATCTGGAAACCTACGAGGCCCAGGTATCGGCCGCTGCCGAAGCGGAGAAACGCTTCTCGACGTTGACCGCGTCCGTCGAAGCCTACCGGGAGCAGATCGCTACCCTATCGGAAAAAAACCGGAGCAACCGGCAGGCCCTGGACGAAGCCGAACGCCGCATCGCTGCGGACGCCGATATTTTCGAAGCGGCGCTTGCCGTGGACAAAGAGATCGAGGCCGCTGCAAATGCTTTTCGGGAACAGGTCGATCGATATGAAGCCATAGAACGTGAACGGAAAGAAAATCTTCAGGCCCAGGCCGGAATCAGGGACGAGATCGACCGGAACGCATCGGATCTCGCGGCAACGGAAAAATGGCTGGAAAAACATGCCGTCGTCGAGACACTCGGGGAAGCTTCACCCGGCATACAGGATACCGTAACCCGCCTGAAGGCCGTTCGGGAAAAGATCCAACAGCAGGACGCCAAACGGCAGGCGTCGCTCCAGAAGCTGGCATCGGCCCGGGAATTTCTGGAAAAGGCCCGGGCGTCCCACGCCAAAAGCCTGAAGAAGGTGGAGGTCCTCAAAGCCCGCAAGGCCGGCCAGGAGGAGACCGCCGCCGCGATCCTGGCCGATCAATCCCCCGAGGATTTCGAAATCGGGGTTCAGCAGAACATCCGCCGCCTCAAAAACGTCAAGCTGCTCCTCAGGACGGCCAAGCGGTATCAGAGACAGATGTCCGGAAACGGCGCCTCCGTCGAAGAGATGCTCCGCCAAAAGGAAGCCGAGCTGGAAGCGCTGGACGACACCTTTGCGTCCCAACAGACGGCCATGGTGAATTTCGAGAAGAAGATCCAATTCGACGAGGAGCGCTCCCAACTGACGGCCGGCTCCCCGTGTCCACTGTGCGGTTCCCTGGACCACCCCTATGCCGCTGATGAAACGGATGCCAAAAATGCCCGCAGGACGCTCAAGGGCATGAAAAAAGAGCTCCGGAAGATGTTGAAGGCCCGGAACAGACTCTTCAGCCGAATCAAGGGCCTGAAAAAACGCCTGTCACGCATGGACAGCTACGGCGCCCAGTGGACAGAGCTTCTGGAAGAGAGCGGATACGACTGGCCGACAGGGGATGTCGACGCTGCGAAACAGGCGCTTCGGGACCTTCGGCAGGAGGTCCGGCAGGGTAAAAAAGCGCTCAAGGTCGTCAAACGCCGCGAGGGCAGGACGAGACGCATGACCCAGGCTGTGGAGAGCGCAGCGGAAAGGATGCGGGAGCGCCAGTCGATGCTCGAAGAGCAGGAAGGCGAGATGACCCTTCACCGCAAGCTGCTGTCGTCCATCGAACAGGCGTCGGCCGAATTGACGCGTCAGGAGGAGGAGCTGGCCGCATCTCTGTCATCGGCCGTCGCGCCCTTCGAAGCGGATGTGCCCCGGCGGGGGGCGGAGGATGCCTTCATCCTGAATCTCATGGCGAGGCTGGATGAATATCGGGCCCGGCAAAACCGGCGGACCGCGCTCATCGAGGAGGGCGAACAGCTCGCGGACCGCGCACGCCGCCTGCCCGATGCCGTAAAAGCCCTTAAAACCGAGGCCGAAGCCTTGGAAGGCGAGATCGAGGAGCGCCAGAAGCATCTGAATCAGCTGAAGACCGATCGGCAAAAACGGTTTGGCGAGGACGATCCCCTGCGCAGGAAGGCGACCCTTTCAGATGAGATCGCGGCCCTGACCGCTGAAAAAGAGCGGATTCTCTCGGAAATTCAGACGTCCGAGGCGGCTCTTACGGCAGCGGAAGCGGCCCTGGCGGAAGCGCGGGATGCTCATGGGCGGGCCGTCACCGCCCGGGACACCACCCAAAGGATCCTCAAGAACAAGGTCATCGCCGCGTCGGTGTTCAGAAACCTGGACGAGGTGCGGGAGAGCTTTATCTCCGAAGAAGAAAAAGCGATTATCGAGACCCATGTCCACCAGGTCGAAGCGGAGATCCGATCCTGCCGCAACACCATTGAAAAAATCAGGATTTCCGAAGAGGCGGTCCCTTCCGACCGGTCCGCCGCCGAGGTTGAACTCGCGATGGATGATGCGGAAAAAGCCCTCTCCCGGTTGAAAGACGATCTCGACCGCCTGACGGAAAGAGAAGCGGCAGCGAAGCGCCTCAAAGTTGAATACACGGCTGCACGCAAGGAACTGGAGGCCCTGGAAAAGCGCTGTGACGCGCTGAACGCCCTCAAACTCGCCATCGATTCCGGAGACGATGCAGAGGTCAGAAGGGACTTCCACGAAGAGATGTTCAAGAAGCTCCTGGAAAAAGCCGGCGGATACGTGGGGATGCTGAACGCCCGGCGATACAGGATCTGCCAGGCGGAAAAGGACCCCTTCGGGATCGAGGTGGAGGTCGCCGCCGTCGGAGAGCGGAACGGTGAGAGGATCCGTCGGCCCGTAGAAGGCCTTTCAGGGGGAGAAACCTTTGTGATCAGTCTCGGCATGGCCCTGGCATTGTCCGACCTCACCAACGGCACCCGAAAGATCCAGTCGCTCTTCATCGACGAAGGCTTCGGTTATCTCGACGACGAGAACCTGACCCAGGTCATCAACACCCTCAACGAACACCTCAAGGTCAACGGCAAAAGGGTGGGGGTCATCTCTCATGTCAGCCGCCTCGACGATGAATTTCAGACGAAAATCCAGGTCATACCGGAGCCGGACGGCACAACCCGCCTGGAAGTGCTGCCGAAGGAAAGACCTGTTGACGCGCCCAGTGCCTCGTGATGCCGCACGGTGACGGAAAAAGGCTGAAGACTGAAGGGGGCACAAAAACCCCATTTGCCGAAGACGTACCCCTTCAGCCTTCAGTCTTCAGTCTTCAGCCTCTAAAAGTTGAAAAAGCCCCCGGGATCTGTTAAAAGTCCGACATGCCGTCCACACGAAAACAACACCATCTGATTCTGGCCTCCCGGTCCCCCCGCCGTAAATATCTGCTGCGCAAGGCCGGGCTCGTGTTCGAGGTGATTCCCGGCACCTTCGATGAAAGCGCCGTTCCCTTGACCGACCCCGGCGACTACGTCAAGACGCTGGCCCGCGCCAAGGCCGAGGAGATTGCCGTTCGCCGTCCGGAGGCCTGGGTCATCGGGGCCGACACCATCGTCTTCATCGAGGGCGCCGTCCTGGGCAAACCCGCGTCCAGGACGGCGGCACGGGAGATGCTTCGCCGCCTCAGCGGACAAACCCACCAGGTCTACACGGGGTATGCCGTCTGTTGCCGTGCCGCAGGTCGGATGATTACGGAGGCCGTCAGGACCGACGTCCGCTTCAAGGAACTCACCGAAGCGGAGATCGAGTGGTATATCCAGACCGGCGAACCTTTCGACAAGGCCGGCGCCTACGCCATTCAGGGCCTCGGCACCTTTCTCGTCCGCAGCATCAACGGCTCCTATACCAATGTCGTCGGGCTGCCGGTGTGCGAGGTGATCGAAGCGTTGATCCGGGAGGGCGCCGTTTTTCTGGAAGGCAGTGAAGGCGCATCATCGTGACGGCGGAAAAACGCATTCTCGTTCACATGTGCTGCGGCCCCTGCAGCATTTATCCGGTCCAGGTGCTGCGGGAGGCCGGGATGACGGTCATGGGGTTTTACTACGGTCACAACATCCACCCCTACACCGAATGCCGCCGGCGTCGCGAAACCCTTGACCAATACGCCGAAACCGCGGGGTTCAAGGTCATCCACCAGAAGGATTACGACCTTGAAGGCTTCCTGAGGAGCGTCGTCTTCCGGGAGGCCGACCGTTGCCGGTACTGCTACCACGACCGTCTCAAGAGCACGGCCCTTCTGGCCGGGCGGGGCCGTTTCGATTTTTTTACCAGCACGCTGCTCTACAGCCGGTACCAGAAGCACGACGTGATCCGCGCCATGGGCGAATCCCTGGCCAAATCGACGGGTGTGCCTTTTTTTTACCATGACTTTCGGGAGGGCTGGGAAGAGGGGATAGCGGCCTCGAAACGTCTGGGGATGTACCGCCAGCAATACTGCGGCTGCATCTACAGTGAAGCGGAGCGCTATCGCAAAAAACGCTCCTGAGGATCCAGAGAACCGTCGAACCGCCGACTGGTGGACAATATTTCCGGGAGACGATCCGGCGGACCTTCCACTGCGATAAATCGCGCCGGGTTCCCCACACGGATCTCACGGTTGCCGGGAAGGTCCAGGAGGTCGCCCCCCACCCTTATCGCGCAGGCCAGGGCGCCTTCGATGGAAAAGCCCGCCGCCGTGAGAATCCCGAGCTCCTCCCCCACGGCCTGCCCATGGTGCACCCCCAGGCTTCCGGCATCGGTGCCCACGGCGATGCGCACCCCCAGGTCCCGCCCGAGGCGGATCTGTGCAAGTTGATGCCGGAAGTTCCTCATGGCCGTCGCCGCCTCGGGCGCGTCCTGGGGCAGCATACGGGCATAGGCCTTCATGGTGACGGCCGTGGGCACCCACACCGTGCCCATGTCGGCCATGCGCCGGAGATTCTCCTCCCCCATGAAAAATCCGTGCTCCACCGAATCGCAGCCGGCCTCGACCGCAATCGCCACCGGCGTTTCGCCGTTGCAGTGAACCATGACCTTGAGCCCCCTGGCGTGGGCAGCCGCCACTGCGGCCCGCAGCTCCTTCAGGGTGAACTGGGGGGCTGTCTGCCGTCCGAAATGGACCAGGCTGTTCAATCCGGAATTGACGATCTTGACGTGGTCGACCGGTGCCGTCATTTCCCGGATCGCCTCTGCAAGGGACTGCCCCGGCAGGGGCGGACGGCCGATCAGACGCCCGTAGCGCCCCTGCGCCCGAAAGGCCCGCCCGGCAGCCCGGACGGTCATCCCGGCCGGTATTGCCGGGGCCTCTTCGGTCTTGTACCGGAGGGCGTGGCCGCCGTAGTCCCCCCCGTCCCGCACGGCAACCACGCCATGGGCGGCCGCCCGGGCGAGATGCCCGGCGATCGCCTGTCGGATCTCTTCGAAGTCGGCCGCGAGCTGGCGGTGTCGAACCTCCGGGTCGGCGGTTCCCGACATGAACAGATGACAGTGGGCATCCACCAGCCCCGGGAGGACGGTGTAACGGGACCAATCGAGACATCGGCGGGCCGGATCGGCGAACGTCTTCGCCTCGCGGGCATCCCGAATGTCCCGAATGACCCCGTTTTCGACCGTGATCACCTGATCGGCTGACGCAGCGGCGCCGGTGCCGTCGATCAATC harbors:
- a CDS encoding DUF169 domain-containing protein, which codes for MATVNYAEISDAVREASRMKSFPLAVKFLKSADAFPEKTRAPARDLGKRITICQAVSMVRLYGWTVGLTKEDLICVPAMIAFGFSGAEDIGGTLGELFCTVGFHAEAASAADEAENMCTLENGAYPAILMAPLSKGLFEPDTVAFYGNAAQIMRLAQAAVHACGKRIAGSFGGKVECTEYLIAPFQTAAPRIAIPGLGDRIFSMTQDDELVLSIPGSLLLPMYESLTVVGKKIGARYPVPSYLNYQPEFPPMYGEMADRLKLF
- a CDS encoding GNA1162 family protein gives rise to the protein MNRSRTRRSARPLPFLAMTVVGWLCLLAGCAHEPVRVPNTVHPATLNDYPGSIAVLPFTDLTETPGIAETIRIEFYSHMSVLPFEDVELHIVDERLRRRRISTAASLSRTPVKHLGRILDCDAVLIGTVYDFRRVFAGLYSSMNVGLSVQLWDTRTARMIWSDRYTARRHEGGLPFTVFDVPMVTLRSGLNLRDAVKLHAIDEACRYLVHRIPTPPAVNPEAPEAYTLQIGAFADEYRAQNVESRFKYDGFPVFVQRDRNDQGVLHRVFLGPYRSMETVLEIQQRLREKYRTESFISRNQF
- the purB gene encoding adenylosuccinate lyase — encoded protein: MELSSLNAVSPVDGRYRKATRILGDYFSEGALMKYRVQVEVAYFIALCDMPLPQLKSIAPGQLKALERIYREFTAEDARKIKEIEKSTNHDVKAVEYFLKEKFDALGLSTAKEFIHFGLTSQDINNTAVPLSMKAAWEDVLKPMLFEIRNRLHERAEEWRAVPMLARTHGQPASPTRLGKEIFVFVERMDRQLALIEQVPFSAKFGGATGNFNAHHAAYPNIDWIAFADDFVEDTLELSRSRTTTQIEHYDNMAAFFDNLKRINTILIDLNRDIWTYISMEYFKQKIKAGEVGSSAMPHKVNPIDFENSEGNLGIANALFEHLSAKLPISRLQRDLTDSTVMRNIGVPIAHSLIACRSLMKGLDKLILNEDRLAADLQGNWAVVAEAIQTILRRESYPNPYEALLQLTRTHRQIDRQTIADFIDGLDVSQAVKDELLKITPENYTGITCY
- a CDS encoding AAA family ATPase; translation: MKILNVRIKNINSLAGEHEIAFEKPPLNEVGIFAITGPNGAGKSTILDAICLALYGQTPRFKARSEQVMTRRASDCFAEVTFSLDERCYRSRWSARRVNGAVQTAMQLSRINGEETLLKETVNSVREEVGRLTGLDFKRFSRSVLLPQGEFAAFLHALSNERVEVIDKIVGKEAYQEHCEHILKAAESENERLIVQKEALAGMPVPESDAVLREELEAAESAYLSASTKRDALKEEQDRIRRRERDRQVYQDNQIALSSALARKEALRDEIDRLERARAAAGFQADLETYEAQVSAAAEAEKRFSTLTASVEAYREQIATLSEKNRSNRQALDEAERRIAADADIFEAALAVDKEIEAAANAFREQVDRYEAIERERKENLQAQAGIRDEIDRNASDLAATEKWLEKHAVVETLGEASPGIQDTVTRLKAVREKIQQQDAKRQASLQKLASAREFLEKARASHAKSLKKVEVLKARKAGQEETAAAILADQSPEDFEIGVQQNIRRLKNVKLLLRTAKRYQRQMSGNGASVEEMLRQKEAELEALDDTFASQQTAMVNFEKKIQFDEERSQLTAGSPCPLCGSLDHPYAADETDAKNARRTLKGMKKELRKMLKARNRLFSRIKGLKKRLSRMDSYGAQWTELLEESGYDWPTGDVDAAKQALRDLRQEVRQGKKALKVVKRREGRTRRMTQAVESAAERMRERQSMLEEQEGEMTLHRKLLSSIEQASAELTRQEEELAASLSSAVAPFEADVPRRGAEDAFILNLMARLDEYRARQNRRTALIEEGEQLADRARRLPDAVKALKTEAEALEGEIEERQKHLNQLKTDRQKRFGEDDPLRRKATLSDEIAALTAEKERILSEIQTSEAALTAAEAALAEARDAHGRAVTARDTTQRILKNKVIAASVFRNLDEVRESFISEEEKAIIETHVHQVEAEIRSCRNTIEKIRISEEAVPSDRSAAEVELAMDDAEKALSRLKDDLDRLTEREAAAKRLKVEYTAARKELEALEKRCDALNALKLAIDSGDDAEVRRDFHEEMFKKLLEKAGGYVGMLNARRYRICQAEKDPFGIEVEVAAVGERNGERIRRPVEGLSGGETFVISLGMALALSDLTNGTRKIQSLFIDEGFGYLDDENLTQVINTLNEHLKVNGKRVGVISHVSRLDDEFQTKIQVIPEPDGTTRLEVLPKERPVDAPSAS
- a CDS encoding Maf family protein, whose product is MPSTRKQHHLILASRSPRRKYLLRKAGLVFEVIPGTFDESAVPLTDPGDYVKTLARAKAEEIAVRRPEAWVIGADTIVFIEGAVLGKPASRTAAREMLRRLSGQTHQVYTGYAVCCRAAGRMITEAVRTDVRFKELTEAEIEWYIQTGEPFDKAGAYAIQGLGTFLVRSINGSYTNVVGLPVCEVIEALIREGAVFLEGSEGASS
- a CDS encoding epoxyqueuosine reductase QueH, with amino-acid sequence MTAEKRILVHMCCGPCSIYPVQVLREAGMTVMGFYYGHNIHPYTECRRRRETLDQYAETAGFKVIHQKDYDLEGFLRSVVFREADRCRYCYHDRLKSTALLAGRGRFDFFTSTLLYSRYQKHDVIRAMGESLAKSTGVPFFYHDFREGWEEGIAASKRLGMYRQQYCGCIYSEAERYRKKRS
- a CDS encoding amidohydrolase family protein; amino-acid sequence: MRIHVGRLIDGTGAAASADQVITVENGVIRDIRDAREAKTFADPARRCLDWSRYTVLPGLVDAHCHLFMSGTADPEVRHRQLAADFEEIRQAIAGHLARAAAHGVVAVRDGGDYGGHALRYKTEEAPAIPAGMTVRAAGRAFRAQGRYGRLIGRPPLPGQSLAEAIREMTAPVDHVKIVNSGLNSLVHFGRQTAPQFTLKELRAAVAAAHARGLKVMVHCNGETPVAIAVEAGCDSVEHGFFMGEENLRRMADMGTVWVPTAVTMKAYARMLPQDAPEAATAMRNFRHQLAQIRLGRDLGVRIAVGTDAGSLGVHHGQAVGEELGILTAAGFSIEGALACAIRVGGDLLDLPGNREIRVGNPARFIAVEGPPDRLPEILSTSRRFDGSLDPQERFLR